Within Longimicrobiaceae bacterium, the genomic segment GTCCGGATGGTCGTCGCGGCTGATGTGCACGCTCGCGGGGCTGATGCGGTTGGAGCTGTTGCCGTACATGGGGCCTGCCTTCCGGTTGGTGATGCGTCGCGCCGCCGCCTCCCGCGTGCGGCGCGTGGGGCCGGCCTCGCTACTACTTGTGCCGATAGGTGATCCGGCCGCGCGAAAGGTCGTACGGCGAGAGGGCCAGCGTGACGCGGTCCCCCTCCAGCACGCGGATCTTGAACTTGCTCATCTTGCCGGCGGCGTACGCCAGCACGATGTGGCCGTTCTCCAGCTTCACGCGGTAGTTGCGGTCGGGCAGCACCTCCGTGACCACACCTTCCATCTCGATGCCTTCCTGCTTCGCCATCCGCAGCCCTCCTCCGGGGCACCGCCCCGGGAATGGTGAAAGTTCGCCCGCGG encodes:
- the infA gene encoding translation initiation factor IF-1 codes for the protein MAKQEGIEMEGVVTEVLPDRNYRVKLENGHIVLAYAAGKMSKFKIRVLEGDRVTLALSPYDLSRGRITYRHK